A section of the Anticarsia gemmatalis isolate Benzon Research Colony breed Stoneville strain chromosome 28, ilAntGemm2 primary, whole genome shotgun sequence genome encodes:
- the LOC142984910 gene encoding fatty acyl-CoA reductase wat-like, with protein sequence MSTALISPSKDAIMTATTEIRDKYSVDENMNQTDKLTDVQKFYDGKNVLITGATGFLGKILVEKLLRCCPGVENLYLLVRQKRGKDIYTRMEEIFDDPVFSRLKEEVPKFRHKVVVVPADCEAAGLGLTLTDRQMLTEKVNIIFHSAATVKFDEHLRAALVTNVRAPLHLLRLARDMKKLDVLMHISTAYSNSHLPKIEERFYPCDADCEQLHQMIDKLTDNQINDMLPTILGPWPNTYTFTKALAEKELRVSAGGMPIGIFRPAIVISTAKEPLKGWLDNMYGPTGVAVGSATGILRTVQCDELVSADIVPVDSVVNCLMVAAFSVHNAYKGSSPPLEPPIFNYVSSVENRITWGDFVSQNMARIHHYPFSDAVWFISLRLTKSALLNKVYIFFLHLIPAALVDGLAMCLGRKPKMLKVYKKIHKFSSVLSYFCTREITFCNERTQELWEKTSDADKKLYPFSMSEMNWDEYFDEYLAGIRRYLFKESDDTLPQARIKWKRLYYLHQIARLIFFVLAVYAFWSVLSIML encoded by the exons ATGTCTACTGCACTGATATCCCCGAGTAAAGACGCAATAATGACAGCAACTACTGAAATACGAGATAAATACAGTGTAGACGAGAATATGAATCAGACAGACAAACTAACAGACGTACAGAAGTTTTATGATGGAAAGAATGTACTTATAACTGGAGCGACCG GATTCCTCGGTAAGATTTTGGTGGAGAAACTGCTAAGATGTTGTCCAGGAGTTGAGAACTTATACCTGCTGGTCAGACAGAAGCGGGGGAAGGATATCTACACGAGGATGGAAGAGATATTCGATGACCcg GTATTCAGTCGTCTAAAAGAAGAAGTGCCTAAGTTCCGTCACAAGGTGGTAGTGGTGCCTGCTGACTGTGAAGCCGCCGGGCTTGGGCTTacactgacagacagacagatgcTCACTGAAAAG GTGAACATAATCTTCCATTCGGCAGCTACGGTAAAGTTTGACGAGCACCTCCGCGCGGCGCTGGTCACCAATGTGAGGGCGCCACTACACCTGCTTAGATTAGCTAGGGATATGAAGAAACTCGAT GTACTAATGCACATATCGACAGCGTACTCCAACTCCCACCTGCCGAAGATCGAGGAGCGCTTCTACCCGTGCGACGCCGACTGTGAACAACTGCATCAGATGATTGACAAATTAACTGATAATCAGATTAATGATATGTTACCTAC TATTCTAGGACCGTGGCCAAATACGTACACGTTTACAAAAGCATTAGCGGAGAAGGAACTGCGAGTGAGTGCGGGAGGCATGCCTATAGGTATATTCAGACCGGCTATAG TGATATCAACAGCCAAAGAGCCTTTAAAAGGTTGGTTAGATAACATGTACGGACCCACAGGAGTCGCCGTTGGCAGTG CCACGGGTATCTTAAGGACAGTGCAATGTGATGAGCTGGTGTCAGCAGACATCGTACCTGTAGACTCAGTCGTCAATTGTCTCATGGTCGCCGCTTTTAGTGTACATAATGCTTATAAAGGAAG TTCTCCTCCCCTGGAGCCTCCAATCTTCAACTACGTGAGTTCAGTGGAGAACAGGATCACGTGGGGAGACTTCGTGTCACAAAACATGGCGAGGATACACCATTATCCCTTCTCTGATGCAGTCTG GTTCATCTCGCTAAGGTTGACAAAGTCAGCGTTACTGAACAAGGTATACATATTCTTCTTGCATCTGATCCCCGCGGCGCTCGTCGATGGACTTGCTATGTGCCTCGGACGAAAGCCAAA GATGTTAAAAGTATACAAGAAAATTCACAAGTTTTCGTCAGTGCTATCTTACTTCTGTACGAGAGAGATCACCTTCTGCAACGAGAGGACGCAGGAGCTCTGGGAGAAGACTTCTGATGCTGACAAGAag TTGTACCCGTTCAGTATGTCAGAGATGAACTGGGACGAGTACTTCGACGAGTACCTCGCCGGCATCAGACGCTATCTGTTCAAGGAGAGCGATGACACGTTGCCACAAGCCAGGATTAAGTGGAAAAG ATTATACTATCTTCACCAGATAGCAAGATTAATTTTCTTCGTCCTGGCAGTGTACGCTTTTTGGTCGGTATTATCAATAATGTTGTGA